The following is a genomic window from Neofelis nebulosa isolate mNeoNeb1 chromosome 12, mNeoNeb1.pri, whole genome shotgun sequence.
CTAAGACTGCGACCGCCCCCTTCAGGCAGCCCCCTGCAGAACCTCGCTGTCCGAACGAGGATTGTCCCTCGCAGCCTCCCGTCGCCGCGCGCGAAAACGAAGGGGCGGGAACAGGAAATGGGATAGGACAGAGTTCCGGGTGCCGGGCAGCCGCTGAGAGAAGCAGAACGTGGTAGCTGGTAGTGCAAAAAGGAAAGCCGGCATGTTCCGAATCGAGGGCCTTGCGCCGAAGCTGGACCCCGAGGAGATGAAACGGAAGATGCGCGAGGATGTGATCTCCTCCATACGGAACTTCCTCATCTACGTGGCCCTGCTGCGAGTCAGTGAGTG
Proteins encoded in this region:
- the TOMM5 gene encoding mitochondrial import receptor subunit TOM5 homolog produces the protein MFRIEGLAPKLDPEEMKRKMREDVISSIRNFLIYVALLRVTPFILKKLDSI